The following DNA comes from Oncorhynchus mykiss isolate Arlee chromosome 16, USDA_OmykA_1.1, whole genome shotgun sequence.
gtagtagtagttgtagaagtagtagtagcagtagtagtagtagtaatagttgtagaggtagtagttgttgtagtaatagttgtagatgtagtagttgtagtagtagtagttgtagtagtattagttgtagaagtagtagttgtagtagtagtagttgtagtagtagtagtagtagtagtagttgtagttgtagtagtagtagtaatagttgtagaggtagtagttgttgtagtagtagtagtagtaatagttgtagatgtagtagttgtagtagtattagttgcagaagtagtagttgtagtagtagtagttgtagtagtagtagtagttgtagttgtagttgtagtagtagtagtaatagttgtagaggtagtagttgttgtagtagtaatagtagcagcagtagtaatagttgtagaggtaggaattgtagtagtagtagttgtagtagtaatagttgtagtagttgtagtagtagtagttgtagtagttgtagtagtagtagtagttgtagaagtagtagtagtagtagtagtagtagtagtagtagtagtaatagttgtagatgtagtagttgtagtagtagtagttgtagtagtagtagtactagttgtagttgtagtaatagCTGTAGAGGTAGTgggtgttgtagtagtagtagaagtaatagCTGTAgatgtagtagttgtagtagtagtagttgtagaagTATTAGTTGTggaagtagtagttgtagtagtagtagttgtagtattagcagtaatagttgtagaggtagtagttgttgtagtagtagtagtagcagcagtagtagtggtagtaatggttgtagaggtagtagttgtagaagtagtagtaatagttgtagaggtagtagttgttgtagtagtagtagtagcagcagtagtagtggtagtaatggttgtagaggtagtagttgtagtagtagtatcagtagcactagtagtaatagttgtagaggtagtagttgttgttgtagtagtagtagcagtagtagcagtagtaatagttgtagaggtagtagttgttgtagtagtagtagtagtagtaatagttgtagaggtagtagttgtagtagtagtagtagtaatagttgtagaagtagtagttgtagtagcagtagttgtagtagtagcagcagtagtagtagtaatagttgttggggttagtagttgtaatagttgtagaggtagtagttgtagtagttgtagaagtagtagtagcagcagtagtagtagtaatagttgtagaggtagtagttgttgtagtagtagtagtagtaatagttgtagaggtagtagttgtagtagtagtagtagtaatagttgtagaagtagtagcagtagttgtagtagtagcagcagtagtagtagtaatagttgttggggttagtagttgtaatagttgtagaggtagtagttgtagtagttgtagaagtagtagtagcagcagtagtagtagtaatagttgtagaggtagtagttgttgtagtagtagtagtagtaatagttgtagaggtagtagtagtagtagtagtagtaatagttgtagaagtagtagttgtagtagcagtagttgtagtagtagcagcagtagtagtagtaatagttgttggggttagtagttgtaatagttgtagaggtagtagttgtagtatttgtagaagtagtagtagcagcagtagtagtagtaatagttgtagaggtagtagttgttgtagtagtagtagtagtaatagttgtagatgtagtagttgtagtagtagtagttgtagtagtattagttgtagaagtagtagttgtagtagtagttgtagttgtagttgtagtagtagtagtaatagttgtagacaaagtagttgttgtagcagtagtagtagcagcagtagtagtggtagtaatggttgtagaggtagtagttgtagtagtagtagcagcagtagtagtagtaatagttgtagaggtagtagttgtagtagtagtagttgtagtagtattagtagcagcagtag
Coding sequences within:
- the LOC118939561 gene encoding cell wall protein DAN4-like — its product is TTTTTTSTTITTTTTTTTTTTTTSTTTTTTTTTTTTTTTTTTTITTTTTTTTIPTSTTITTAATITTTTTTTSTTITTTTTTTTTTTTTTTTTTTTTTTSATNTTTTTTSTTITTTTTTTTTTSTTITTTTTTTTTTTTTTTTTTTTTTTTSTTNTTTTTTTTTTTSTTITTTTTTSTTITTTTTATT